From Cannabis sativa cultivar Pink pepper isolate KNU-18-1 chromosome 8, ASM2916894v1, whole genome shotgun sequence, a single genomic window includes:
- the LOC115699063 gene encoding histone-lysine N-methyltransferase ATXR3 isoform X1, giving the protein MGDGGVACMSLQQNNIMDRFAIPEKTVLCGSKNANNNGFSSKSLKNKRMKAKKEAFARNGESEKGEVILNKGGKVSFVKEVENGDSEDKRDEVEEGELGTLKWPKGEVENGEFVPEKFRRSEIEKGEIVDEKWRKSELETGEFIPGKWRRGDVEKAEIVSDKNRKVDVEFSSWRAPRDEIEKGEFIPDRWQKGEYPRDDYGYSKMRRYDPGKDKVWKFERDRTPPSGKYSNFCDDSFRRKEFNRSGNQHGKSTNPRWECGQERIMRISSKIVDDESYKKEFSNGKNHGRDYSTGNRLKRYGVEPDIGERKHYGDYGDYAGSKSRRLCDDSTRAVPAEHYTRHSVERSYRNSSSSSTRISTDKYSARHYDSTLPARAVPVFDRHGRSPGHLERSPRDRNRYYDHRDRSPVRRERSPYGRERSPYGRERSPYDRNRQYDHKNQSLSPQDRARHHDRRDRTPNFMERSPHDRSRQNNHREIVRKIGPSDKRNSQYVTKGQEDKPVQKEPVGKDSHSSAKESQDKSNNALNISGSTEASAKCETHKEEPQSPVINCQESSDIVGVSLEEMPSMEEDMDICDTPPHVPVVSDVSTGKWFYLDYYGVEHGPSKLCDLKALVEEGALLSDHMVKHIDGDRWVTVENAVSPLVTVNFTSIMSDSITQLASPPEAPGNLLADTGDTGQYGAQTTEERTNDSEALSEPLQDLRIDERVGALFDGFTVIPGKELEAVGEVLQMTFEHALWEEWGKSEGFILHAGQINERDEQRNDEPSTHSDIQLVEGAESRFIVPLDKEYGFDCGDSGDWFSGRWSCKGGDWKRNDEAAQDKSNRKKLVLNDGFPLCLMAKSGYEDPRWHRKDDLYCPSQGRRLDLPLWAFSTTDERSDCSRTTQSKLLIVRGVKGTMLPVIRINTCVVKDHGSFVSEPRNKVRVKDRYSSRSARSHSASSDGKRSSAEGDIQSKSVSEHGFQGSWRNTSSINTPKDRICTFDDLQLHLGEWYYLDGAGHERGPSSFSELQALVDQGSIQKHSSVFRKFDRTWVPVAHSAETSEQIVKAQHGNTTTSGDSLEPLSQFQGISHGESNAKPNMFHNLHPQFIGYTRGKLHELVMKSYKSREFAAAINEVLDPWINAKQPKKEMDKHVNWKAVGDARAIKRARLLVDDSEGENEMEDDEQTLSKTESTFEDLCGDASFCREESICSLSQMDWGSLDGHVLARVFHFLRADLKSLVFASLSCKHWRAAARFYRDISRHIDLSSLGPNCTDSIFLNIMSGYSKDKVNSMVLVGCINITSTTLEEILGSFSCLSTIDTRGCSQFTDLTLKFHNINWIKSRNLRGTLNFEDSHSKVRSLKQLTEKSSSVLKVKGLYGNTDDFGELKEYFDSVNKRDSANQAFRRSLYKRSKLFDARRSSSILSRDARTRRWAIKKSENGYKRMEEFLASSLKDIMKENTYDFFVPKVAEIQEKMRKGYYIGRGLSSVKEDISRICRDAIKAKNRGDAGNMNRIITLFIQLATRLDGGSKSSHERDDGFKLSEDDSFSLLSSTSKYKKKLNKVSERKYFNRSNGSFSLNGGLDYGEDASDREIRRRLSKLNKKSMDSESETSDDPNRSSEYSKSGSESSISDAESDRSGSRTWQSRPDGYFTPDEGLDTTTDDREWGARMTKASLVPPVTRKYEVIDQYVVVADEDDVKRKMQVSLPDDYVEKLSAQKNGTEESDMELPEVKDYKPRKQLGGEVLEQEVYGIDPYTHNLLLDSMPDELDWPLLDKHVFIEEVLLCTLNKQVRHFTGTGNTPMIYPLQPVIKEIQASAEKDGDFRTVRMCQGISKAISSRVDDKYVAYRKGLGVVCNKEEGFGEDDFVVEFLGEVYPVWKWFEKQDGIRSLQKNNQEAPEFYNIYLERPKGDADGYDLVVVDAMHKANYASRICHSCRPNCEAKVTAVGGHYQIGIYTVRKIGHGEEITFDYNSVTESKEEYEASVCLCGSQVCRGSYLNLTGEGAFQKVLKDWHGVLDRHQLMLEACEANSVSEEDYLELGRAGLGSCLLGGLPDWLIAYSARLVRFINFERTKLPEEILKHNLEEKRKYFSDICLEVEKSDAEVQAEGVYNQRLQNLAVTLDKVRYVMRCVFGDPKKAPPPLERLSPEETVSFLWKGEGSLVDELLESLAPHVDGEKLDDLKCKVHVHDPIGSEDFERDLKRSLLWLRDEVRNLPCTYKSRHDAAADLIHIYAYTKCFFRIREYKAVTSPPVYISPLDLGPKYKDKLGTGFQEYCKTYGENYCLGQLIFWYNQTNADPDCSLARVSRGCLSLPDVGSFYAKIQKPSRQRVYGPRTVRFMLSRMEKQPQRPWPKDRIWSFKSAPKILGSPMLDAVLSNSQLDRDMVQWLKHRPAIFQAMWDR; this is encoded by the exons ATGGGCGATGGAGGCGTGGCATGCATGTCTTTGCAGCAAAACAACATCATGGACAGGTTTGCGATTCCGGAGAAAACTGTGCTTTGCGGAAGCAAGAACGCTAATAACAATGGCTTCAGTTCCAAGTCGCTCAAAAATAAGAGAATGAAGGCAAAAAAAGAGGCTTTTGCTCGGAACGGGGAGTCTGAGAAAGGTGAAGTGATATTGAATAAAGGTGGTAAGGTTAGTTTTGTCAAGGAAGTTGAGAATGGTGATAGTGAGGATAAAAGAGATGAGGTAGAGGAGGGTGAATTGGGTACTTTGAAGTGGCCCAAGGGGGAAGTGGAGAATGGGGAATTTGTGCCAGAAAAGTTTCGTAGAAGTGAAATTGAGAAGGGTGAGATAGTTGATGAGAAGTGGAGGAAAAGTGAGTTGGAGACTGGGGAGTTCATCCCAGGGAAGTGGCGAAGAGGGGATGTGGAGAAGGCTGAGATAGTTTCAGATAAGAACAGAAAAGTTGACGTTGAATTTTCTTCGTGGAGGGCTCCAAGGGATGAAATTGAGAAAGGAGAGTTCATTCCAGATAGATGGCAAAAAGGTGAATATCCCAGAGATGACTACGGTTATAGTAAAATGCGCAGGTACGATCCAGGTAAGGACAAAGTATGGAAATTTGAACGTGACCGCACTCCGCCTTCTGGGAAGTATTCAAATTTTTGTGATGATTCTTTTAGAAGGAAGGAGTTTAATAGAAGTGGGAATCAGCATGGCAAGAGTACTAATCCTAGGTGGGAATGTGGTCAGGAAAGGATTATGAGGATTAGCTCAAAAATTGTTGACGATGAAAGTTATAAAAAGGAATTCAGCAACGGTAAGAATCATGGGAGAGACTACTCTACTGGGAATCGGTTGAAGCGTTATGGTGTTGAACCAGATATTGGTGAACGTAAACATTACGGAGATTATGGGGATTACGCTGGTTCAAAAAGTCGGAGACTTTGTGATGACAGTACTCGTGCTGTCCCTGCAGAACACTATACACGTCATTCTGTGGAAAGGTCATACAgaaattcttcttcttcttccaccAGAATTTCAACTGACAAGTACTCTGCCAGGCATTATGATTCTACATTGCCTGCCAGAGCTGTCCCTGTTTTTGACAGGCATGGACGAAGTCCAGGCCATTTGGAGCGCTCCCCACGTGACAGGAACCGTTATTATGATCACCGGGACAGGAGTCCTGTTCGTCGAGAAAGGTCACCTTATGGTCGGGAGCGGTCTCCATATGGTCGTGAGAGATCCCCATATGATCGTAATCGTCAGTATGATCACAAAAATCAGAGTCTTTCCCCACAAGATCGAGCTAGACATCATGACCGAAGGGATAGAACTCCAAACTTTATGGAGCGGTCCCCGCATGATCGGAGCAGACAGAATAACCATAGAGAAATAGTTAGGAAAATTGGACCAAGTGACAAGCGGAACTCTCAGTATGTTACCAAAGGGCAAGAAGATAAACCAGTCCAGAAAGAACCTGTTGGGAAAGACTCACATTCTTCAGCTAAGGAATCTCAAGATAAAAGTAACAATGCTCTCAATATTAGTGGTTCCACGGAAGCAAGTGCCAAATGCGAGACTCACAAAGAGGAGCCTCAAAGTCCAGTTATAAATTGCCAAGAAAGTTCTGATATAGTTGGAGTTTCTCTGGAAGAGATGCCTTCTATGGAAGAAGACATGGATATCTGTGATACACCGCCACATGTCCCAGTCGTTTCTGACGTATCTACTGGGAAATGGTTTTACCTTGATTACTATGGTGTTGAGCACGGACCTTCAAAATTATGTGATCTTAAGGCATTGGTGGAAGAAGGAGCTCTGCTGTCCGATCACATGGTGAAGCATATAGATGGTGATAGGTGGGTGACAGTTGAAAATGCTGTTTCACCTTTGGTTACTGTGAATTTCACATCCATTATGTCGGACTCTATAACTCAATTGGCGAGCCCTCCAGAAGCTCCGGGTAATTTATTAGCTGATACTGGGGATACTGGGCAATATGGTGCTCAGACTACTGAAGAAAGAACAAATGATAGTGAAGCACTTTCTGAGCCTCTTCAAGATCTCCGCATCGATGAAAGGGTCGGGGCTCTGTTTGATGGCTTTACAGTTATTCCTGGAAAAGAATTGGAAGCTGTTGGAG AAGTTCTACAAATGACTTTTGAGCATGCGCTGTGGGAGGAATGGGGAAAATCTGAAG GTTTCATTTTGCATGCTGGCCAGATCAATGAAAGGGATGAACAGAGAAATGATGAACCATCAACACATTCTGACATCCAATTAGTAGAAGGTGCAGAATCTAGGTTCATTGTACCCTTAGACAAGGAATATGGTTTTGATTGTGGTGACTCTGGTGATTGGTTTTCTGGTAGATGGTCATGCAAGGGTGGTGACTGGAAGAGGAATGATGAAGCTGCCCAAGATAAATCTAATAGAAAGAAACTCGTTCTCAATGATGGTTTCCCACTATGCCTTATGGCCAAGTCTGGGTATGAGGATCCTCGATGGCATCGGAAAGATGACCTGTATTGTCCATCCCAGGGAAGAAGGCTTGATTTACCACTTTGGGCCTTTTCAACCACAGATGAGAGGAGTGATTGCAGCAGGACCACCCAAAGTAAGCTTCTTATAGTTAGAGGAGTAAAAGGAACTATGCTTCCCGTCATTAGGATAAATACATGTGTTGTTAAAGACCATGGTTCTTTTGTTTCTGAGCCTCGCAATAAAGTTCGAGTTAAGGATCGATATTCTTCAAGGTCTGCTCGGTCACATTCTGCAAGTAGTGATGGCAAAAGATCTTCTGCAGAAGGTGATATTCAATCAAAAAGTGTTAGTGAGCATGGTTTTCAGGGCTCTTGGAGAAACACTTCATCTATTAATACCCCAAAGGACCGTATTTGCACATTTGATGACTTACAGTTGCATTTGGGTGAATGGTACTATCTTGATGGTGCTGGACATGAGCGGGGACCTTCATCATTTTCAGAGCTTCAGGCTTTGGTAGATCAAGGAAGTATCCAAAAACATAGCAGTGTTTTCCGTAAGTTCGATAGAACTTGGGTTCCAGTTGCCCATTCTGCCGAGACTTCTGAACAGATAGTTAAGGCTCAACATGGGAACACTACAACATCTGGTGATTCTTTAGAACCTCTTTCACAATTTCAGGGTATTTCACATGGCGAATCTAATGCGAAGCCAAATATGTTCCACAACCTACATCCTCAGTTTATTGGTTATACCCGTGGAAAGCTACATGAACTAGTGATGAAATCGTACAAGAGCCGGGAGTTTGCAGCAGCTATTAATGAAGTTTTAGACCCATGGATTAATGCGAAACAGCCCAAAAAAGAGATGGATAAGCATGTTAATTGGAAAGCAG TAGGGGATGCACGTGCCATCAAAAGAGCTCGTCTTTTGGTTGATGACAGTGAGGGAGAAAATGAAATGGAGGACGATGAACAGACTCTTTCGAAAACCGAATCTACATTTGAGGATCTGTGTGGTGATGCTTCTTTCTGCAGAGAGGAGAGCATatgctctctctctcaaatggATTGGGGTTCCTTGGATGGTCATGTGCTTGCAAGGGTCTTTCATTTTCTGAGAGCTGACCTGAAATCCCTCGTATTCGCTTCTTTGAGCTGTAAGCATTGGAGAGCTGCTGCCAGGTTTTACAGGGACATTTCAAGACATATTGACTTGTCATCGTTAGGTCCTAACTGCACTGACTCCATCTTCCTTAACATCATG AGTGGTTATAGCAAAGATAAGGTCAATTCAATGGTTTTGGTTGGTTGCATCAACATCACCTCCACTACGCTTGAAGAGATTCTTGGTTCATTTTCTTGTTTGTCTACAATAGACACCAGAGGTTGCAGTCAGTTTACTGACCTCACTCTAAAATTTCACAATATTAATTGGATCAAGAGCCGGAACTTGCGTGGTACACTGAACTTTGAGGATTCACATTCTAAAGTTAGGAGTTTGAAACAGCTAACTGAGAAATCTTCATCAGTTCTTAAAGTGAAGGGTCTGTATGGGAATACAGATGATTTTGGTGAACTTAAAGAGTATTTTGATAGTGTCAATAAGAGAGACTCAGCAAACCAAGCTTTCCGACGAAGTTTATATAAACGTTCAAAACTCTTCGATGCTAGGAGATCTTCATCTATATTGTCTAGGGATGCCCGTACAAGACGATGGGCTATTAAGAAGTCTGAAAATGGGTATAAGAGGATGGAGGAATTTCTTGCTTCAAGTCTGAAGGACATAATGAAGGAGAATACCTATGATTTCTTTGTACCCAAG GTTGCTGAAATTCAGGAGAAAATGAGAAAGGGTTATTACATTGGCCGTGGATTGAGCTCTGTTAAGGAAGATATCAGCCGAATATGTCGGGATGCAATAAA AGCAAAGAATCGGGGTGATGCTGGAAATATGAATCGCATCATCACATTATTTATTCAACTCGCCACACGTTTGGATGGGGGTTCCAAGTCTTCTCATGAAAGAGATGATGGATTCAAGCTGTCTGAAGATGATTCATTTTCATTACTCTCTTCAACCTCCAAGTACAAAAAGAAGCTAAATAAAGTGAGTGAAAGGAAGTACTTTAATAGGAGTAATGGCTCCTTCTCATTGAATGGTGGTTTGGATTATGGAGAGGATGCATCCGATCGAGAAATCAGAAGGAGACTATCCAAACTGAATAAAAAATCAATGGATTCAGAAAGTGAAACTTCTGATGATCCTAACAGGTCTTCTGAATATAGCAAGAGTGGGAGTGAGAGTTCCATCTCTGATGCTGAAAGTGACAGATCAGGAAGTCGAACTTGGCAGTCAAGACCTGATGGATATTTTACACCTGATGAGGGTCTGGATACTACTACTGATGATCGTGAATGGGGTGCTCGCATGACAAAAGCAAGTTTGGTCCCTCCTGTTACCAGGAAATATGAAGTCATTGATCAGTATGTAGTAGTAGCAGATGAAGATGATGTGAAGCGGAAGATGCAGGTATCTTTGCCAGATGATTATGTCGAGAAGCTTAGTGCACAGAAGAATGGAACCGAGGAGTCAGATATGGAGCTTCCAGAAGTCAAAGACTACAAGCCAAGAAAACAGCTTGGTGGTGAGGTTTTAGAACAAGAAGTTTATGGAATCGACCCCTATACCCACAATCTTTTACTTGATTCTATGCCAGATGAGTTGGATTGGCCTCTTCTAGATAAACATGTGTTCATTGAGGAAGTTCTCCTTTGCACTCTGAATAAGCAAGTTAGGCACTTTACTGGGACAGGAAATACTCCTATGATATATCCGCTGCAGCCAGTTATAAAGGAAATTCAGGCGTCGGCTGAGAAGGATGGAGATTTTCGAACTGTGAGAATGTGTCAAGGTATCTCAAAGGCCATAAGCAGTCGCGTCGATGACAAATATGTTGCCTATAGAAAG GGGCTTGGAGTTGTTTGTAACAAAGAAGAAGGCTTTGGGGAAGAtgattttgttgtggagtttcTGGGAGAG GTCTATCCTGTTTGGAAATGGTTTGAAAAGCAAGATGGGATTCGATCCCTGCAGAAAAATAATCAAGAGGCTCCAGAGTTTTACAACATATATCTTGAAAGACCCAAG GGTGATGCAGATGGGTATGATTTAGTTGTTGTTGATGCAATGCATAAGGCTAACTATGCCAGCCGAATTTGTCATTCCTGTCGGCCAAACTGCGAGGCAAA GGTCACTGCAGTAGGTGGTCATTATCAGATCGGAATATATACTGTTCGTAAAATAGGCCATGGTGAGGAGATAACATTCGATTATAACTCTGTTACTGAG AGCAAGGAAGAATATGAAGCATCTGTTTGCTTATGTGGCAGCCAAGTCTGCCGAGGAAGCTATCTGAATTTGACTGGTGAAGGGGCATTTCAAAAG GTCCTCAAGGATTGGCATGGAGTTCTAGATCGTCATCAGTTGATGTTAGAAGCTTGTGAAGCTAATTCAGTATCTGAAGAAGATTATCTTGAGTTGGGAAGGGCTGGTTTGGGCAGTTGTTTGCTTGGTGGATTGCCAGATTGGTTGATTGCATATTCAGCTCGCCTG GTGAGATTTATAAACTTTGAAAGAACAAAGCTCCCAGAAGAGATTTTAAAGCATAATTTGGAGGAAAAAAGGAAATACTTTTCAGATATTTGTCTGGAGGTCGAGAAAAGTGATGCGGAAGTTCAG GCTGAGGGTGTGTACAATCAAAGGCTTCAAAATTTGGCAGTTACTCTGGACAAG GTGAGGTATGTTATGAGATGTGTTTTTGGTGACCCAAAGAAAGCTCCACCTCCTCTAGAGAGGTTGAGTCCTGAAGAAACGGTTTCCTTCCTCTGGAAGGGGGAAGGATCACTTGTTGATGAACTCCTTGAAAGTTTGGCTCCTCACGTGgatggagaaaagcttgatgatctGAAGTGCAAGGTTCATGTTCATGATCCAATAGGGTCTGAAGACTTTGAGAGAGATCTTAAAAGGTCATTGTTATG GTTGAGAGATGAGGTCAGGAATCTTCCATGTACATACAAGTCTCGGCATGATGCTGCTGCTGACTTGATCCATATATATGCTTATACGAAGTGCTTTTTCAGAATACGG GAATACAAAGCTGTAACTTCTCCACCAGTATATATTAGTCCGCTTGACTTGGGTCCCAAGTACAAAGATAAACTGGGAACAGGTTTTCAGGAGTATTGCAAGACATATGGGGAGAATTATTGTTTAGGGCAGCTGATTTTTTGGTACAACCAAACTAATGCCGATCCAGATTGTAGCCTTGCTAGAGTGAGTAGGGGTTGCTTGTCGTTACCTGATGTTGGTTCGTTCTATGCCAAGATTCAGAAGCCTTCTCGGCAGCGTGTATATGGCCCTAGGACTGTGCGATTTATGCTGTCAAGGATG GAAAAGCAGCCGCAGAGACCTTGGCCCAAGGACAGAATATGGTCGTTCAAGAGCGCCCCAAAGATTCTCGGCAGCCCTATGCTAGATGCTGTTTTAAGTAATTCTCAATTGGATAGGGATATGGTTCAATGGTTAAAACACAGACCTGCCATATTTCAGGCGATGTGGGATCGATGA